A window of Fundulus heteroclitus isolate FHET01 chromosome 15, MU-UCD_Fhet_4.1, whole genome shotgun sequence contains these coding sequences:
- the katna1 gene encoding katanin p60 ATPase-containing subunit A1: MSLREISENMKLAREYALLGNYSSATVLYHGLLEQIKKHMYTARDGSVQQRWQQLWQEINEETRQVQDIMSTLKSFQLDTAPVKPANHEDFEMRPAHVEPRYSPGPVRRSNFHKESKPANNRLSAAVRPHQKQSPRGANGDRSRVSKGKERKDSKEAKEAAGKAKDEKEKEVKKFDGTGYDKDLVEALDRDIISQNPNVKWDDIADLEEAKKLLKEAVVLPMWMPAFFKGIRRPWKGVLMVGPPGTGKTLLAKAVATECRTTFFNVSSSTLTSKYRGESEKLVRLLFEMARFYAPTTIFIDEIDSMCSRRGTSEEHEASRRVKAELLVQMDGVGGASENEDPSKMVMVLAATNFPWDIDEALRRRLEKRIYIPLPSIKGRVEMLRINLKELELSGDVDLDKIAEQLEGYSGADITNVCRDASLMAMRRRIEGLSPEEIRNLSREEMHMPTTMEDFESALKKVSKSVSATDLEKYEKWIEEFGSC, translated from the exons ATGAGTCTACGGGAGATCAGCGAGAACATGAAGCTGGCGCGGGAGTATGCTTTGCTGGGAAACTACAGCTCAGCCACCGTTCTCTACCACGGCCTGCTGGAACAGATCAAGAAACACATGTACACTGCGCGGGACGGCAGCGTCCAGCAGAGATGGCAGCAG CTGTGGCAGGAAATTAATGAGGAGACCCGGCAGGTTCAGGACATCATGTCCACTCTGAAGAGCTTTCAGCTGGACACGGCACCTGTTAAACCTGCCAACCATGAGGATTTTGAAATGAGGCCAGCACATGTGGAACCAAG ATACTCTCCTGGTCCCGTCAGACGTTCTAACTTTCATAAGGAGAGCAAACCTGCAAACAACCGGCTGAGTGCGGCGGTGAGGCCCCATCAGAAGCAGTCGCCGCGAGGCGCCAACGGCGACAGGAGCCGGGTCTCTAAGGGCAAGGAAAGGAAGGACTCAAAGGAGGCCAAGGAGGCTGCTGGCAAAGCAAAGGATGAAAAG GAGAAAGAAGTGAAAAAGTTTGATGGGACAGGATATGACAAAGACCTGGTGGAGGCCCTAGACAGAGACATCATATCCCAGAATCCAAATGTCAAATG ggATGACATTGCAGACTTGGAAGAAGCCAAGAAGCTCCTGAAAGAAGCGGTGGTGCTGCCCATGTGGATGCCTGCTTTCTTCAAAGGCATCAGGAGACCATGGAAG GGAGTGCTGATGGTTGGGCCTCCAGGCACGGGGAAGACTCTTCTGGCCAAAGCAGTCGCTACTGAATGCAGAACTACTTTCTTCAACGTGTCCTCGTCTACGCTGACCTCTAAGTACCGAGGAGAGTCTGAGAAGCTGGTCCGCCTTCTTTTTGAGATG GCACGCTTTTACGCTCCCACGACAATCTTCATTGATGAAATCGACTCCATGTGCAGCCGCAGAGGAACCTCGGAGGAACATGAGGCCAGCAGGAGGGTCAAAGCAGAGCTGCTGGTCCAAATGGATG GGGTGGGCGGAGCTTCGGAGAACGAAGACCCATCAAAGATGGTGATGGTGCTCGCTGCAACCAACTTCCCCTGGGACATCGACGAGGCTCTGAGGAGGCGGCTGGAGAAGAGGATTtacatccctctgccttcaa TTAAGGGGCGAGTGGAGATGCTCCGGATCAacctgaaggagctggagctgtCGGGAGACGTGGACCTGGACAAGATCGCCGAGCAGCTGGAGGGTTACTCTGGAGCTGACATCACCAACGTTTGCAG AGATGCCTCTCTGATGGCCATGAGGCGGAGGATCGAGGGTCTTTCTCCAGAGGAGATCCGTAACCTTTCCAGAGAGGAGATGCACATGCCCACCACCATGGAGGACTTTGAGTCGGCGCTGAAGAAAGTCTCTAAATCTGTCTCTGCGACTGACCTGGAGAAGTACGAGAAGTGGATCGAGGAGTTTGGATCCTGCTGA